The Methanosarcina acetivorans C2A genome includes the window GTTTCTTATTAGCCATTCAACCTGCTACTCAGCAACCATTCAATGTTTAACAAATGGTCAATAAAATGGTCAATAAAATGGTCAATAAAATGGTCAATAAAATGGTCATAAGCCACAATCAATTAATCAATCATCAGGAAAACTGCTGTTAATTGAACTGATTTGAGTTATTCGACCCTGCAATCCTGTCAGATTTGCAATTCTATCAGGCCCCAGATGCCATCTCCCAAATGCCATCTCCAAGTACCTGACATTTATCCCCACCAAGTATATAATTTCCATCCATATATAATATTGGCTGAATGTTATGGAAAGTCCCAGAAGTATCAGGGACGAACAGTTAGAAAAAAGTGGTTCTTTCGCAGATTAAAGGAACAGGAAGAAAAGCCGGCTGGAATCCATTTAATCCATTATACTGTCTGCGCCCTCAAGATAAAGGCTGTTTTGGTCCCGAACCTCGAGGTAACTAAAATTATTTGAAAGTATTCCGACTCTCCTCACGAAAACTCTTCCCATTTGTCTGCTGTAATTAAATAAACTTCAGACCTCGATTCCATCCATTTTTACGATGAAGTTTACCTCAACTTTCGAAACGTTGAGGTTGGATTCAAGGTCCGCTTCGTATTCTATAAGTAAGTTCTTAATGACAGTTTCCAAAGAATGTTTTAAATCGTTGACGGTTTCATCCATCAAGATCGTTTTTTCAGCTTCAGTCAGGTTCGAAAGAGCCATCAAACACCACTCCCAAAAATTTATTTTTGAATTGATTTCGACTTTTTCTCAATCCCACTTTTTTATAATCCCACTTTTTTATAATCCCAACACTTTTTTCTCTCATATAACTGTTTTTAATCTTAACACTGTTTTTTAGTTACTAAGAACCTATCCGAAAAGTGCTGCAGTTTGCTATAACTTTTACATTGGGCAATACGCAACCGGAAGGGAACCCGGATATTATAGCCTTCTCGTAATCTTTGCAACATGCCATTATCGACTTTTCGGATAGGCTCTAAGGTCTTAATTCAAACCCTGTTTTTCGTGGATTCATTCGGAAACACAAGTACTCCTTCCAACCACGAACGGGCAGGAATTATGTGACCTTTATCCTCTTACCTTCCCATTTTGTCCGATGCTTGCTATGAAAGCTGCAATATCACTAGAAATTTTCTTAATATTTGAAATGACATGTTGTCCCCAGCAACTATCGATCTTTTGTTGCTCAATGGTATTATATTTTACCAATAGTATAATCGTTATAATTGCATAAATACTTATTCTGTATAAAAAAGAGATCAAAAGGCATAATTTAAATGAAAGTAAGCAGAATGTTTAAATATAATTATTTTCTTTAAATTTAAAATGTAATAAAAAATATGAGCTAGTAGACAGCTTTACTATTTTAAAAAAATGTCAATAAAAAGTGGAAAAAAGCTGTGAGAAAACTCAACAAATCTTCATATTCGGGGCAAAAAAATTTACAATTAGAAGACTAAAGATGTAAATTTCAAAAATAAGTATCCGAATTTCAGAATATTGCTCAGTGAGTTTTTAAACCAGTATTTTCAGCTACTCTTTCTTTCCAGATACACTCTCCCTTTCCGGATACTCTTCCCGCCCGGCTGCTTAAACTGGTCAGTTTTTCACGTTTCCGCAAACAACAACTTCAACTGGAAATCCCCAGCTGCTAATCTCGGTTGCATCCAGGATACGAAAACCAGCTTTTTCCAGCATTTCCCTGACAAAAATGGGCCTGCAGTCAACATAATTCGGAAATTTTCTGTGAGCCCATTCATAGAGCTTCAACATTGGAGTGGGATCATGTTTTTGTTTCATGGCTACAACACAAAGCCTTCCGTCTTTTTTGAGCACTCGCTGGCATTCCTTCAAAACCAGAGGGATCTCAGGAGTGTCAAAAAGCTCAAGTGTGAAGATCATAAAAATCGCATTAAAGGAAGAATCCGGAAAAGGGAGATTAAAAGCGTCTCCATTTACCAGCTGCACCCATTTTGAAAACCCTGCTTTTTCTACTTTTAAGCGGGTTATTTCACACATTTTTTCAGAGATGTCAATTCCATAGACTTTTCCGGAATTTCCGACTGCTTGGGCGAGTTTGAGGATACCCTGACCTGTCCCGAAGCCGATTTCAAGTATTATTTCTCCGGGGGCAGCTTGCAGCTTCTGCAGTCCGGTATCTATAAACTCTCCCTCAAAAGGACTGGCAAATAAATCATACCATTTGCTCAACCGGTCATAACTGCTTTTAGCTGCCTTTTTTGAGCGAGTAACTCTGCTTACATCCATTCAAGAATCTTCCAGTCCTGTCCTTTTTACAGTCCCTGCCCTCTTACAGTTTCTGTCTTTCTTCCAGTTCCTGCCCTGACCTGCCTTAGATGAAAGTTTATTCCACGGGAGGGGATTTTATTCCACGTATTCCACGTTCCTTTTCACAGGCCGGAAGAGTTTCATGAACTCGTGCACATCTTCGGGAAAATCCGTGCTTACGGAAAGCCCTAGTTCTTTAGCTTCTCCGGCTGAGAGGGGGGTACTATGGATCATTTCTCCACTGACCAGCTTTTCAACCACCTCATCGAGCCTGCTTTTTCCTTCAGGCCCTGCCTCTACCTTGCCTTCAAGGAGCTCTTTTGCAACATTCCGGGTAAGTTTGAGGGCTTTTCTGGAGATATCGCTCATTACAAGAGTGGTGTCTTCTGCTTTTTCTTTCTTCGTTTCTGCAGCATAGATCCAGGAAGGAGCAGGGAAAACCCCACGCATAAGATCCCCTACCTGCGGGTCGATAGGTCCTATGACAGCATCTTTATCCATTACAATCTCGTCTGCTGCAAGGGCGATAATTGTGCCCCCTGAGAGTGAGTAGTGGGGGATGAGCACACGGGTCTTTTTAGAGTGATTCTTCAGGGCACGTGCTATCTGGATACTTGCATGGAGCTGCCCGCCGGAGGTGTGCAGGATCAGCTCAAGGGGGGAGTCCCTATATTTCCTTATCCAGCGCAGGATCTGTTCGGCATCCTCCTCGTCTATAAACTGGTAAGCAGGCAGCCCGAAAAAAGAGATGGCTTCCCGCCTGTGAATCATTGTCAGCACCTTACAGCCGTGCCGGCTCTCCATAGCTTTCAGTTTTGCCATACGCCGCATCTGGATCCTTTTAAGCTGGGTCTGCGGATAGATCACCGCGTAGAAAAACAGGATTAAAAACAAAAGAGTTGCCAAATCCCAGAAACTGATTGTCGTGCTGTCAACGGTAGCCAGAAAAACTTCCCCCTTAGATTCCCCTCAAAATTTCCCCGTTAATTTCCCGCAGGTAGCGCCAAAAATAACCGGATGATGAGATTCAAACCCCCGGGCTTAATACCTTTATTAACATTGTCTTTCCAGCTATTAACTATTCGCTAACTATTAGCCTATCTTCAGAGTTGAAAATAAGAAATAAATCCGGACCAAGTACCATAAACCTGGTTACCATAAGCCTGGTTACCATAAGCCTATAACCAATGCAGACAAATATTTCCATATGGCAGCCCCGAAGTACCTGAAACGTTATCTTATGGTGCAGGGAAATGAAATGCCTGCCCTCTCAAGGATAACTGAGAGAATTTCAGTCGAGTTCGATCCGGAAATGGAGCTTGAAGAACTCAGAGATATCCATAAAGCAAACATCCAGGAATACAGGAAACTGCGGGAAAATCTTGATTTCGAAGCCGTGGAAGCCCTTGCCTACCCGGATATTTCGGACAGGTTGAAGCTGTATACCGAAAGCTTTCTTGATATCCCTGAAGCCAGCCCCTCTCTCATGGACCTCAAAGTTGCAATTGTGGACAGGATGCTTGAAAACTGCACCTGCTGCGAGCGCCGCTGCGAGATAAACAGGAAAAAGGGTGAAAAAGGCTTCTGCCGGCTGACTGATGTTTCCCACTACGCCTCGGAATTCCTGCATATGGGGGAAGAACCCGAACTTGTCCCCTCCCACACGATTTTTTTTACCGGCTGCGTCTTTGCCTGCATCTACTGCCAGAACTGGGACATCTCCGCCTGCCCGGAATGCGGGACCGAAGTCGATCCCCGAAAACTCGCAAAGCT containing:
- a CDS encoding class I SAM-dependent methyltransferase gives rise to the protein MDVSRVTRSKKAAKSSYDRLSKWYDLFASPFEGEFIDTGLQKLQAAPGEIILEIGFGTGQGILKLAQAVGNSGKVYGIDISEKMCEITRLKVEKAGFSKWVQLVNGDAFNLPFPDSSFNAIFMIFTLELFDTPEIPLVLKECQRVLKKDGRLCVVAMKQKHDPTPMLKLYEWAHRKFPNYVDCRPIFVREMLEKAGFRILDATEISSWGFPVEVVVCGNVKN
- a CDS encoding SDH family Clp fold serine proteinase produces the protein MATLLFLILFFYAVIYPQTQLKRIQMRRMAKLKAMESRHGCKVLTMIHRREAISFFGLPAYQFIDEEDAEQILRWIRKYRDSPLELILHTSGGQLHASIQIARALKNHSKKTRVLIPHYSLSGGTIIALAADEIVMDKDAVIGPIDPQVGDLMRGVFPAPSWIYAAETKKEKAEDTTLVMSDISRKALKLTRNVAKELLEGKVEAGPEGKSRLDEVVEKLVSGEMIHSTPLSAGEAKELGLSVSTDFPEDVHEFMKLFRPVKRNVEYVE
- a CDS encoding radical SAM protein, with the translated sequence MAAPKYLKRYLMVQGNEMPALSRITERISVEFDPEMELEELRDIHKANIQEYRKLRENLDFEAVEALAYPDISDRLKLYTESFLDIPEASPSLMDLKVAIVDRMLENCTCCERRCEINRKKGEKGFCRLTDVSHYASEFLHMGEEPELVPSHTIFFTGCVFACIYCQNWDISACPECGTEVDPRKLAKLVDIRRLHGAKNVNFVTPSPHPHTVLKIVREMSSNTPVIWNSNMYHSKEIAEILEGVVDVYLGDFKYGNNACALKFSKVKNYLEVVQPNFEFAYETAEILLRHLALPGHIECCTRPIAEWVAEHTPHIRFNLMFQYRPCYRAMEYPDLGRHLTLEEQTAAIDIVRGAGIEDLLI